The Oscillospiraceae bacterium genome contains the following window.
ATAGTTGAGGGTCGGGCAGGCCCGGCCCCTACCGGGTAGTGCGTCACACTCATTATACCCCATTCCGCAGCGCGTTGTACAGCATTTCCGCTTTGGCGTGGCTGATGCCCTTGACCTCCTCCAGATCGGAGATGCTGGCAGCCTTGACCGCCGCAACGGTCTTGAAGTGTGCCAGCAGGGCGGCGCTGGTCTTTTCCCCCACACCGGGAATGGCCGTCAGCGTGGCAGCGTAGGAGCGCTTTTTCATCGCGCGCTTGCGGTAATCGTTGGCGTAGCGGTGCGTTTCGTCCTGAATATTCGTCACAAAGGTAAAGATATTGCGGTTGCGGTTGATTGCAATCTCGCCGCCCGCATCGTCCACAATGGCGCGGGTGCGGTGGTGGTCGTCCTTGACCATACCGAAGGTGGGGACATTCTCCAGTGCCGTGCCGCGCAGGGCCTGCCTGACTGCGCTGACCTGCCCCCTGCCGCCGTCGATGAGCAGCAGATCCGGCAGGGTGGCAAACTGGTTCTGCGGGCCGTCAGGCTTTTCCCCGCGGCGGGCCGCCTCGTATTCCGCCGCACGGCGGGAGAGCGTTTCTGCCAGCGAGGCATAGTCGTCCGTGCCCGCGACGGTCTTCATCTTAAAGCGGCGGTAGCCCGAACGGTGCGGCTTTCCGTCCTGAAACACGACCATACCGCAGACGCTGGAGCCATCGCCCCAGTTGGAGATATCGTAGCTCTCGATAACGCGGGGCGGCTCCTTCAGGCCAAGCAGCTGGGCGGCCTCCTCCAGCAGCTTTTCCTCGCGGGTGTAACGGCCGCTCTCACGGCCAAGGCGCTCCACGGCATTGGTGTAGGCCATTGTGACCAGCTTTGCCACATCACCGCGCTGCGGCACATAAAGCTCGACCTTTGTGCCGCGGGCCCGGTTCAGTGCCTCATTCAGCGCCTCGGCATCGGGCGGCAGGGCGTCCACAGCGATGGTTCTGGGGATGTTCTCACCGTCCAGATAATACTGCGGCAGGAACTCCTCCCGCACGGCGTTGATGTCGGTGGTATCGTGGAAAACGAATTCCCGCTTGTCAGTCAGGCGGCCGTCCCGGTAGCGCAGCACAGCGGCGCAGACCGCATGGGTCGTGCCTGCCAGCGCGATGACATCCATTTCGGTATCGCTGTCCATAACGACCTTCTGGCCTGCGGCCACACGGTCAATGGCCATGATCTGATCGCGCAGCAGGGCGGCCGTTTCAAAGTCAAGGCGCTCGGAGGCGGCCTCCATCTTATCGCGCAGCTGCTTGACGATGTCCTTTTTGCCGTAGCGGATCATCCGCAGCGCGCCCTGTACTGCATCGTTGTAGGCCTCACAGCTGATTTTGCCGCTGCACACTGCCATGCACTTTCCGATGTGGGCATTCAGGCAGGGGCGGCCCTTGCCAAGCTCCTGCGGGAAGCTCTTGCTGCAGCGGGGCAGCAAAAAGCAATTCTGCGCTGTTTCCACCATCTCCCGCACGGCAAACGATGAGGTGAACGGGCCGATATAGTCGGCGTCATCGTCATCCTTCTGCAGTGCAGCCGAAATGCGCGGCCATGCACCGCGCGTGACCTTGACATAGCTGTAGCCCTTGTCGTCCTTGAGCAAAATATTGTACTTCGGTGTGTGGGCCTTGATCTGGCTGGCCTCCAGCACAAGCGCCTCAAACTCGCTCTGGCAGACGATGACATCAAAGGTGAACGCATGGGCGATCATCTGGCTGACCTTGGCATCGTGGGGCACCCCCTCACGGAAATACTGCGACACGCGCGTTTTAAGGCGCTTGGCCTTGCCGATATAGATGATCGTGTCTGTTTTGTCACGGATGATATACACGCCGGGCAGCAGCGGCAGCATGCAGGCTTTTTTGTAGAGTTCAGCTTTTGTCATGGACAGGCCTTTCTTACGGCAGCGCCGCTGCGCCCGATGCGCTGTATGCGGTGCCGCCGTATACAAAAAAAGCGGCGGGTCACCCCACCGCTGATTGTTTAAGGAAGATTACTCGGCAAAGCCGGAGCTGACCAGCTTGACCAGACCGTCAACTGCAGCCTGCTCATCGGCACCGTCAGCAATAATGCGGATGGTGGTGCCGCCGACGATGCCCAAACTCAGGACACCGAGCAGAGACTTGGCGTTGACACGGCGCTCCTCCTTCTCGACCCAGATGGAGGACTTGTATTCGTTGGCCTTCTGGATGAAGAAGGTAGCCGGACGGGCGTGCAGACCAACCTGATTCTCAACGGTAACTTCTTTAACGTACATAGTTATTCTCTCCTACTTTTGAAAATAATATGCCCCTGTGTATCTACCGCGGGCGACTTCCAGGCGGTCTATTGCGTGTTAATACGCCGCCTTGATTGTCTCTATTTTATCCTATTCGGTCGATTTTGTACAGTGGAAAATTGCAAATTTGGCATGATTCTGTAATTCTGCCAAATCTTCGCGCGCGCGTTTGTGCAACTTTGCCAGTTTATTTTCAACATCGTTGTGGATTGACGACAAAAACAACGGTCAGCCCTGATAGCGCATTTCCAATTCTTCACAGTACAGCGCCGCAAAGGCGTTTGCATCGGCGGGATCATAGCGGTGCAGCACGCTGCCGGTCAGCCGCCAGCCCATCCGCTTGTACAGCGCAATCGCGCGGGTGTTGGTGTTCAGCACCCCCAAGGTCGGGTGCAGATGCTCCGGCAGCTTTTTGCGGGCAAAATCCAGCATCTTAGCGCCATATCCCCTGCCGCGGGCCGCTTCGGTCACAAACAGGCGGCCGATCTCCCCCGTTTTGTGGCAGACACCCACCATACCGTCAGCGCTGTCTTTGGTGTAGTGCAGATAGAACGCCCAGCCGTTCTTTTTATCCTCCTGTAGCATAGGCAGATGGGTCTGCGGGGTGAGCATTTCCAGATATTGCTCCGCACAGACTGCCTCGCAGACAGCACAGCGTCCCTCGGTCATCAGCGCAGCGCAAAGGCTGAGCTGTTCGTCATTTTTCACAAGGCGCATATTTTCGCCGCGCTTCCACTTCGGCAGCTCGGTCAGCGGGTGGCTCTCGCACCAGGCGTCATACAGGTCGGGGCGGCGCTCACGGGTCCGTTCACGGCTTTGGGCACCGCGCCATTCGTCAATTTTTTTGTGGTCGCCGGTCAGCAGCACCGGCGGCACAGCGCGTCCTTCCCACACTTCGGGGCGGGTAAACTGGGGATATTCCAGCAGTCCGTCCCAGTAACTCTCGTCCTGATAGCCTTTTTCCTCAGCCAGCACACCGGGCTGCAGGCGCAGCACGCTGTCGGCCACGACAAGGCTGGCCAACTCACCGCCGGTCAGCACATAATCACCGATCGAGATCTCCTCATCGCCGAAGGCGTCAATGACCCGCTGGTCAATGCCCTCATAATGGCCGCAGACAAGCGTAACGGCGTCATAGGAGGCCAGCTCCCGGGCCTTTTCCTCATTGTAGGGGCGGCCCGCAGCCGTCAGGAACACCACATGGGGCTTTTGCCGCCCCTGCCCGGCACACTGGGCCTGCACAGCCCGCAGGCAGTCGGCGATGGGCTGGGCGTACAGCACCATGCCGCAGCCGCCGCCGTAGGGGTAGTCATCGGTCTGCTTCTGCTTGTTTTTTGTATAGTCGCGGATCTGGTGACAGTGCGCCTCGAACAGGTTCTTCGCGCGTGCGCGGCCCAGAATACTGGCCGAGAGGAAGCTGTCACACAGCTCGGGAAAAAGCGTTACGATATCAATGCGCATCTGCTCAGTCCTCGTCGCCGTTCACAGCATCGGTGAACATCCCCTCGATGGGGGTGATCAGAATGCGGCGGTTTTCCATGTCGATGGTTTTGACAAACTCCGGCACGGCGGGCAGCATGTGCTCCTCCCCCGCCGCATCGGTCACGGTGTAGATGTCCTGCGCAGCCGGATGCTCCACATTCGTCAGGCGGCCGTAGACGCGGCCGGTATCGGCATCTGCGACCTCACAGTCCAACAGATCGTCAATGAAGTAGCGGCCCTTGGGCAGCCGGGCATCGGCCTTGGCCAGATAGTACACCCGGCCCACCTGCGCGCGGGCGGCGTCCATATCGGTAATGCCGTCCAGCCGCAGCAGGATCACATTGCCCTGTGCGCGCACGCCCAGCACGCGGGTCTCGCCCGCGCCCTCGGCCGTGCTGAACAGCCGCTTGAATTTTGTCAGAAACGCCGCGCCGTCACAGAGCGGCAGGGCCTTCATTTCGCCGCGCACGCCGTGGGTGGACACGATCTTGCAGGCGGGAAGGTAGTTTCGCATATATTCCTCCTGATACAGAAAAAGCACTTTACCCTGCGGCAAAGTGCTTTGTAACGGGTCTTAGTCGATCTCAACGATGACCTTTTCGCCCTGACGGACAGCCGCGGCACGCATGACAACGCGGATCGCCTTGGCGATGCGGCCCTGCTTGCCGATGACGCGGCCCATATCGGCCTCAGCCACCTTGAGGTGGTACACAACAGTGCCGTCCTCACGCATGGGATCAACAGTCACCTGCACGGCCTCCTTGTCCTCGACAAGGCCGCGGGCAACGGCTAATAAGAGTTCCTGCATGTGGCGTTCCCTCCCTAAAAAGCGAACAGATTACAGAACAGCGGCCTTCTTCAGGATCTCGCGGACAGTGTCGGTGGGCTGAGCGCCGTTGGACAGCCACTGCTTGGCCTTCTCAGCGTCGATCTTGACGACAGAGGGCTCCTTGGTCGGATCGTAGTAGCCGATCTCCTCGATGAAACGGCCATCACGGGCAAAGCGGCTGTCAGCAACAACAACGCGGTAGAAAGGAGCCTTCTTGGCGCCCATGCGGCGCAGACGAATCTTAACCATAGTAATATTCCTCCAAAAATTGTTTACGGCCCTTGGTTGGGCATCTTTAATATATTGTACATCCCGTGGGCCGTAAAGCCGAGCGGGTCATACCTTTGTGAAAATCAGCGGCCAAAGCCTTTAAAGCCGCCTCTGCCGCCCATGCTCCCGAGGCCGCGCATAAAAGCCTTGGGGTTGCGCTTGACCTTTTTCATCATCTTCTGCATTGCTTCAAACTGGCGCAGCAGCTTGTTGACATCCTCGACCGAGGTGCCGGAGCCGGCCGCGATGCGGCGCTTGCGCTTGGGGTTGATGATGTCGGGCTTGGCGCGTTCTGCAGGGGTCATGGAGTAGATGATAGCCTCGATGCGGGGCAGCGCCTTATCATCGAGGGAATCGGCATCGATCTGACTGCCGCCGGGCATCATCGCCAGCAGCGAGGCAGCGCCGCCCATCTTCTTGATCTGCTGGAACTGGGCCAGCAGGTCGTTCATGTCGAACTTGTTTTCCATCAGGCGCTTGGCTGCGGCCTCAGCTTCCTTGTCGTTCTGGACGCTCTGGGCTTTCTCAATCAGGGAAAGCACATCGCCCATGCCAAGGATGCGGTTGGCCATCCGCGCCGGGTAGAACGGCTCAAGATCCTCAAGCTTCTCGCCCGTGCCCTGAAAATAGATCGGCATACCGGTGACGGCCAGCACCGAGAGCGCCGCACCGCCGCGGGTATCACCATCGGTCTTGGTCAGAATGACGCCGCTGATGCCGACCTTCTCATTGAAGGTCTTGGCCACATTGACGGCCTCCTGACCAGCCATGGCGTCCACGACCAGCAGGGTCTCATCGACCTCGACTGCCTGCTTGATCCGCACCAGCTCATCCATAAGCTGGTCATCGATCTGCAGGCGGCCTGCCGTATCGAGAATGACAATATCATTGCCGTGATCCTTCGCGTAGGCCATCGCCTTCTGGGCGATAAGCTCGGGCTTTTCGGTGCCCAGCGTAAAGACGGGAACACCGGCCTGTTCGCCGACCACCTTCAACTGCTCAATGGCGGCGGGGCGGTAGATGTCGCAGGCAACCAGCAGCGGGCGGCGGCCCTGACTGCGGTAGAATTTGCCGAGCTTGGCAGCATGGGTGGTCTTGCCGTTGCCCTGCAGGCCGCACATCATCAGCACGGTCTGGCCCTTGTTTTTCAGGCGCAGGTATTTCGGCTCATTGCCGCCCATAAGGCTGGTCAATTCCTCGTTGACGATCTTGACGACCTGCTGGGCGGGGGTCAGGCTCTCCATGACCTCCTGCCCCATCGCGCGCTCCGAAACCTGAGCGCAGAAGTCCTTGGCAACCTTGTAGTTGACATCGGCCTCCAGCAGCGCCATACGCACCTCGCGCATAGCGGCCTTAATGTCGGCCTCGTTCAGCTTGCCCTTGCCGCGCAGCTTTTTGAAAACGCCATTCAAGCGCTCTGTTAAAGACTCAAAGGCCATCGGCATCCTCCTGCGTGTCCAAGCGTTGTAAGATCGTAAGCATTTCCTGCGTATCGTGGTTGATGCGCGGATCCGGCGTGAAGCAGCCGGAATTGCAGCAGCGAACCTCCGTGACGAGCACCCGCAGGCGATCCAAATCGGCCTGCATCCGGGTGTGGCGGCGGGCGTTGCCGAGCTTTGCTTCCAGCTCGTCCAGTGCGGCCTCGCCATGCTTGATGGCGTCCCGCACCCCCTGCCGTGTGATGCCGAGATTTTCGGCAATTTCAGCTAAGGACAAATCCTCGTCATAGTATTCTGTCAGGATGACGCGCTGTTTTTCCGTCAGAACCGGACCGTAGAAGTCCAGCAGGACGGAGTAGGCAAGGTTTTTCTGCGGCTTACCGGCCATGCCCGCGCCCCCTTTGCTGCTTGTGAAGGCTGTGTAAAGTAATTTTCTTTACATCAGCCTATGAATTATAACAGAACAGGCGCCGGAAGTCAAGTCCGTAGAGCGATTTTTTGAAGAAATACGGCAGATTTTTTAGCAGCGCCGTGAGGGTATACGGGGAAAGCCCCTCCGACTTCGCTGCGCTCGTCACCTCCCCGCATAGCGAGGAGGCTTTCTCGCGGGCTTTGCCCGCGCAAAAAACGCCCCACGAAGTGGGGAGCTGGCCGAGCCTGCGAGGCCTGAGGGGCCTCCCCCTTCGCCGCAATATTTTTCTCTCCATCCATAGCAAACCGCCCCGAACTATGCTATAATAAAAATGTTGTCGTTTTTTGAAAGTGAGGTGTCTGTCTGTGCCCATCCTGCGCAGTTATTATCAGGAGGTCTACCGTTCGCCGGTCGTGCGGCTGGACGGCTACTCCGGCCGCCATGGTTTGGAGGCAGGCATCCTCGCCTATCTGGATTTCGGCGGTGCAACCGGTACCTCCAAGGACGGTCTGGCCGAGACAATGCTGGCCTTTGCGACCGAGCGCGGCACGCTGCAGCCCGGCATGCCGGTGGTGGAGGTAAGCTCCGGCAGCTTCGGCGCGGCGCTGGCCGTCAGCTGTGCAACCACAGGACACCCCTGCATCCTTGTTGTGCCGAGCAACCTGCCCATTGCACGGCGCAAGCATTTACAGGACTTGGGCGCGCGCATCATTGCCTGCAGCAGCGGCGGCCGCCGCGCCATGGAGCGCATCGCCGAGGACACCGCCAAGCGATATGGCGGATATTACACCCACTATTTTTCCAACGATGATAACCCCGAGTATCACCGCCGGGTGACCGGCCCGCAGATCTTAAAGCACGCGGGCGATGCGATCGACGCCGTGGTCATCGGCGTGGGCAGCGGCGGGACCATCACCGGTGTGGCCGAGTACATAAAGGCATGGAACAGCATGGTGCGCATCGTGGCCGTGGAGCCTGCCGAGTGCGCCGCCATCTCTGGCGGGTTCATCGGCCAGCACAGCATTGCGGGCATCGGCCCCGGCTTTGTGCCGGAGAATTACAACCCCTATGTAGTGGACACCGTGCTGACCGTCACCTCCGCCGATGCCGAGCGTGCCGCGCGGGAGGTGCTGTTCTTTGACGGCGTACCCGCCTGCACCAGCGCCGGTGCCACCCTGGCCGCCGCCGTGCAGCTGATGGGCATGGGCAAGGCCAAGCGTCCCCTGTGCGTCTTTGCCGGGCGGCGCACCTACGAATAAATTGTAAAATCTGCACACGCGCCCCGCACCGGGCTTTTCCGGTGCGGGGCGCGTGTGGTATACTTAAGGCAACACCGCACAATTCCCGCCTGACGGCTTAAGCACCGCTCCGGCGGCTGCGGCACGGCATCTGCGTTGCCAAAATGCTCGATAAGACATCCAGTATTATCTGCGCTTTTGGCTTAGCAGCTGCCGCACCTCGCTCGCCGTATCGGCACTTAGAATTATGCGGTATTACCTTAAAGAAAAAGGCGGTGTTCTGTCATGAAGCTTCTGCTCTGCGTTTTGTCTGCCCTGCTGCTGGCCGGGTGTGCCGCAGGGGCGGCATCCGGGGATGCGATCTCCGCATCTGCGCCAGCTGCCACCGTGGAAACCGCCGAAGCAGCGCCGACTCCCGCCCCCGCAGCCGCTGCGCCGCAGGGACTGGAGCCGACCGGCGCGGCAGTGCTGGACTATGACGACATTCGGCTGATCGACTATGAGCGTGCCATGCAGACCTACCCCGAGACCGACTATTACACGATGTGCAAGGACGGCCTGTGGGGTCTGATGCGCAGCGATGGTACAGAAGTGCTTTCCTGCCGCGCGCCGGAGCCGCTGTTTGAATGTGACATTGACGAACACCACTGGCACGGGTATCTGGACGGGCTTGCGTGGGAGGAGAGCGACCCGCTGGAAAGAGAGTACAACGCCCGGTTAAAGGCAAGCGGCGACGGTACCCTCTGCGACGCTCATGACGGCGGCGGGTATCTGAGCTTTGTCCGTTTGCAGGATAATGCTCTGCATATCTACTGCGGCTCCCTTGGTCCGGGCGAGCTGAGAGCACCGACCGATGCGGATATGCTGCTGTTCAGCGGCAGCGCCAACGGCTTTGTGCCTGTCCGGGACGGTGCGCTGGAGGCCGAGGGGGACGGCTGGTTCAACTACATTGGCGGCGAGCAGTATGTTTATCGAAACAGAGACAGCAAAGCTGCGAACGAATTTATTTACAGTGCGGCAGATTTCTTTTTTGACGCGCCGCTGGCCCCCGCACAGCGGGACGGCAAATGGGTGTATCTGGATACAGCGGGCAACGAAGTAACCGCCCCCTGCTACGACGGCGTGTACAGGCCCAACCGCTACACCGATGAACCGCGGGTCTTTGCCCGGGCCGCACCGCTTTTGAATGGCTATACGGTTGTCAGCCGTGACTGGAAATTCGGTCTGCTCGACAGCACCGGGGCGGAGCTTGTCCCCTGTGTGTATGACGGCCTTGTGTGGGACGGCGGCACGGCATGGATCAGGCAGGCTGACGGCTGGCACGAATACAGCATTCCCGGAGTGACAAAGCCTGACCCATGGCGGCTTTTGCTGGACAGTCTGGGCGCAGATATTACCGCCCCCGACACCCCGCCCGCGCGGACGGACGCAATCTTTTTTACGACCCGCACCAACGGCGAGCGGCTGAACCTGCGCGCCGGGCCGGGCACAGGGTATGACATCATCGGCAAAATTCCCGATTATCTGCGGCTGCGCGTCTATGGTACAATGTCCAACGCCCCCGGCTGGGCGCTGGTGCAGTACGACCAGCAATACGGCTGGGTCAGCACAGAATATTTGCAGAGATAAGCGAACAGCCCCAGACAAGCGGTGTCTGGGGCTGGTTTTATTTCTTTTGGCGGGGCGTGCGCTTGGCGGTGCGGCGGGCCGCAGGCTTTTTGACCGGCTTCGGCACCGGCTTTACCCGCACAAACTGAATGGGGTTGCCGTTGGCAAGAATGCGCTCCTCAACCTCGAGTTCCGCCAGCGAGGTCAGGAACTTGTTCAGGCTCTTGGAGCCGAAGTTTCGCACATCGAAATCCGGATAGCGCTTGATGAGCTGATCCCCCACGCGGGAGGTGCGCACCCAGCCGGTGCCGTCATCCATCTCATCAATCAGACCATGAATGATGCGGCCGATGGAATCCCGGTTGATGGCGGTGTCGTCCCCCGCAGCGGCGCGGGCGCTCGTCTCGGCAGCAGAGGCGGCCGGGGCATTTCCCTCCGCCTCATTGAGATCACCGTGGTCGAGGATCAGATCGAGGTACTTGAACTGGTCGCAGGCCTTGACAAAGGGGCCGAGCGCCTTGCTCTCCCCCATGCCGATGACAAGCTTGCCGGCCTCCCGCAGGCGGGCCGCCAGCCGGGTGAAATCGCTGTCTGAGGAAACAATGCAGAAGCCGTCCAGATTGCCGCTGTAGAGCAGGTCCATCGCGTCAATGATCATGGCGGAATCTGTAGCGTTCTTGCCGGTCGTGTAGCTATATTGCTGGATGGGGATGATGGAATTGTTCAGCAGCGCATCCTTCCAGCTTTTCAGCCGCGCATCAGACCAGTCGCCATAGATGCGCTTGCAGGCTGCAACGCCAAAGTTTGCAGCCTCGTCCAAAATCACCTTGACATACTTGGGCGAGATATTGTCCGCATCAATCAGGATCGCCAGTTTCAGGTCTTCCATGGCTTACTTCCTCTCCCGCTTGGGCTGCTCAAAATACATATAGAGCTGGCACGGGATCATGCCGTTGTAGATCTTGCGGCGGCGGGCAGCCTTTTTGCCGAAGTGCTGCTCAAAGTCCGCATCGGCCGTGATGGCATACAGCCCCTGCGCAGGGTGCGCCTGCCATACCTGACCCAGCGTGCGCGCCAGACTCGCCGCCTCGGAGGCATCGCCCAGGCGCTCGCCGTAGGGCGGGTTGGTCAGCACGACCGCATTGTCGAGCGCACGGAAATCCCGGACATCCGCAACCTCAAAGCGGCAGCGATCCCCCACACCGGCCAGCTTTGCGTTGGCGTTGGCCAGCGCCACAGCGGCGGGGTCGATGTCATAGCCGATGCCCTCAAAGGCGGCATCCTTGCGGACCTCCGCAAGAGCCTTCTGGCGCTGCTCTGCCCAGAGGTCAGCCGGCACAAAGTCGAAATGCTCGGCGGCAAAGCGGCGGCGCAGACCGGGGGCCAGATTCAGCGCCTTCTGCGCAGCCTCGATGACCAGCGTGCCGGAGCCGCAGAACGGATCCTGCATGAGAGAGTCACGGCGCACCCGGCCCAGATCGGCGATGGCGGCGGCCAGCGTCTCCTTGATGGGCGCCAGCGTGGCGTTTTTGCGGTAGCCGCGCTTGTGCAGGCCGTCACCGGAGGTGTCGAGATAGATCTCCACCGTGTCCTTGCGCAGCGCAAAGCGAATCTTGTACAGCGCACCGTCCTCCGGCAGGGTGCCGACCTTATGGCCGTTCATCAGCCGCTTGACGATGGCTTTTTTTACGATGCTCTGGCAGGCAGGGACGCTGGACAGCTGGCTGGACAGGCTCGAGCCCTTGACCGGGAAGGCCGCGTTGGCGGGGAGCAGCTCCTCCCACGCGATGGCGTAGCAGCCGTCAAACAGCTCATCAAAGGTAGTGGCCTTGTAGGTGGCCAGCAGCAGCAGCACGCGCTCGGCGGTGCGCAGGTTCAGGTTGGCGGCGGCGATCATATCCGCCCCGCCCTGAAATGCCACACGGCCGTCCGTCACCTGAATATTCTGTGCGCCCAGACGCTTGACCTCAAAGTTCAGCGTGGATTCGGTACCGAAGAAGCAGGGCGCGACCATCGTGTAAAGTGTAGACATAGGTGTCCTTTCTTGTTGATATGCCGTGAATTGTGTAGGGGCGAGCAATGGCTATCCCCCTACACTTTGTATTGTAAAATTGCAAAAAGACCCCAGCCCGGCGGCTGACAGCCGTCAGGATAGGGCCGTTCATTGTATGGCTTTCGCGGCCGGTATCAGCCGCGGCGGCGGGAATATCCGCCGCGATGGTTCTCCGTCACGCGCTTGAGATCCGCGATCTTTTCCTCGCTGCGGGTCTTGTAGCGGGCCATCATGTCCTCAAAGCTCATATCGCCCTGAGGTGCGGCAGGCTTGGGCTGCCAGACGCGGGGCTTTTCCTCACGCTTGGGGCGCGGGGCCGGGCGGCGGTCATTACCGCCTGCAGTGCGCTCGCCGTGCTGCTGGCGCGGGCCGCGCTCCGGCGCGGGCTGGGTGCGCTTGATGGACAATGCGATCTTGCCGTCCGGTGCGATCGAGATCACCTTGACGGAAACCGTCTGCCCATCGCTGAGCACCGTGGAAAGATCCTGCACAAACTCGTAGGAAACCTCGGAGATGTGGACAAGACCGGTCTTGCCCTCCGGCAGAGAAACGAACGCGCCGAACGGCTTGATACCAGTGACCTTGCCCTCGACAATATCCCCAACTTGTAATGCCAAACTATGATACCCCTTTAAATGTAATTTTTATGCCAGGGGGCTGCCGCAAAGCGTCCCCGCTGAAAACGATTTATTTGCCGCTGATGTCCACAAAGACGCGCTCGTTGGGCTTTGCGTAGCCCTGCTCCCGGGCGTAGCGCTCGATAATAGCGCTTTCGCCCTGATCCAGCGTGCCGGACAGCTCGGCGTTTTCGGTAAGCTGTGTGCTCAGCTGGTTCTGCACAGACTGCAGCTCCTGCTGCTTGGATGCAATGGACACCTGATACTGCACAAGATTGATGAACAGCGAGCCGCAGACGATCAGAAACACCGGAACGGTGATCCACCACGGCAGGAACCCACGCTGGGACCTTCCCTTGTTTTTGCTCATAGCGGGATGCCCCCTTCCTCAAAAATGCACGCACAACCACTTGTAGCTAATTATATAATATGGTCGAAGGTTTTTGCAACTGTTTTTCAGCGGATTTTTGCTTTTTTTCGGACTTTTTTGCCTTTTTGCGCTCTCTGCGGCGGCTGCGGGCGGCGGCAAGGCGCTTTTTGAGGGGC
Protein-coding sequences here:
- a CDS encoding SH3 domain-containing protein produces the protein MKLLLCVLSALLLAGCAAGAASGDAISASAPAATVETAEAAPTPAPAAAAPQGLEPTGAAVLDYDDIRLIDYERAMQTYPETDYYTMCKDGLWGLMRSDGTEVLSCRAPEPLFECDIDEHHWHGYLDGLAWEESDPLEREYNARLKASGDGTLCDAHDGGGYLSFVRLQDNALHIYCGSLGPGELRAPTDADMLLFSGSANGFVPVRDGALEAEGDGWFNYIGGEQYVYRNRDSKAANEFIYSAADFFFDAPLAPAQRDGKWVYLDTAGNEVTAPCYDGVYRPNRYTDEPRVFARAAPLLNGYTVVSRDWKFGLLDSTGAELVPCVYDGLVWDGGTAWIRQADGWHEYSIPGVTKPDPWRLLLDSLGADITAPDTPPARTDAIFFTTRTNGERLNLRAGPGTGYDIIGKIPDYLRLRVYGTMSNAPGWALVQYDQQYGWVSTEYLQR
- a CDS encoding NYN domain-containing protein; the encoded protein is MEDLKLAILIDADNISPKYVKVILDEAANFGVAACKRIYGDWSDARLKSWKDALLNNSIIPIQQYSYTTGKNATDSAMIIDAMDLLYSGNLDGFCIVSSDSDFTRLAARLREAGKLVIGMGESKALGPFVKACDQFKYLDLILDHGDLNEAEGNAPAASAAETSARAAAGDDTAINRDSIGRIIHGLIDEMDDGTGWVRTSRVGDQLIKRYPDFDVRNFGSKSLNKFLTSLAELEVEERILANGNPIQFVRVKPVPKPVKKPAARRTAKRTPRQKK
- a CDS encoding class I SAM-dependent RNA methyltransferase; translation: MSTLYTMVAPCFFGTESTLNFEVKRLGAQNIQVTDGRVAFQGGADMIAAANLNLRTAERVLLLLATYKATTFDELFDGCYAIAWEELLPANAAFPVKGSSLSSQLSSVPACQSIVKKAIVKRLMNGHKVGTLPEDGALYKIRFALRKDTVEIYLDTSGDGLHKRGYRKNATLAPIKETLAAAIADLGRVRRDSLMQDPFCGSGTLVIEAAQKALNLAPGLRRRFAAEHFDFVPADLWAEQRQKALAEVRKDAAFEGIGYDIDPAAVALANANAKLAGVGDRCRFEVADVRDFRALDNAVVLTNPPYGERLGDASEAASLARTLGQVWQAHPAQGLYAITADADFEQHFGKKAARRRKIYNGMIPCQLYMYFEQPKRERK
- a CDS encoding S1 RNA-binding domain-containing protein, with amino-acid sequence MALQVGDIVEGKVTGIKPFGAFVSLPEGKTGLVHISEVSYEFVQDLSTVLSDGQTVSVKVISIAPDGKIALSIKRTQPAPERGPRQQHGERTAGGNDRRPAPRPKREEKPRVWQPKPAAPQGDMSFEDMMARYKTRSEEKIADLKRVTENHRGGYSRRRG
- a CDS encoding septum formation initiator family protein gives rise to the protein MSKNKGRSQRGFLPWWITVPVFLIVCGSLFINLVQYQVSIASKQQELQSVQNQLSTQLTENAELSGTLDQGESAIIERYAREQGYAKPNERVFVDISGK